The following coding sequences lie in one Zingiber officinale cultivar Zhangliang chromosome 2B, Zo_v1.1, whole genome shotgun sequence genomic window:
- the LOC122049183 gene encoding uncharacterized protein LOC122049183, which translates to MRILESAYGIDGTAWLMLNSNTTPNGLTAEHEIYRIFCPGYKKDAVFLNFDFDLKDQSSTMILTQLLKKCNNNKTRFDIRVDAMHIQSTNEMARDDHLLHGSTYVELIKLRMIMPGRTFEEFLSYQKRTEEEIKTVLRKLKSRTSKEEFNDVLVSNQPLVEVSSSITNCIEIKF; encoded by the exons ATGAGGATTCTCGAATCTGCTTATGGAATCGATGGCACCGCTTGGCTCATGCTGAATTCTAACACAACTCCAAAC GGATTAACAGCAGAACAcgaaatttatagaattttttgtcCGGGATACAAAAAGGACGCAGTTTTTTTAAACTTTGACTTCGATCTTAAAGATCAATCCTCAACGATGATATTGACTCAGCTTCTTAAGAAATGTAATAACAACAAAACCAGGTTTGATATACGTGTGGATGCTATGCATATACAGAGCACTAATGAAATGGCAAGGGACGATCACTTGCTTCATGGCTCTACATATGTAGAGCTAATTAAATTACGAATGATCATGCCCGGGAGGACGTTTGAAGAGTTTCTCTCGTATCAAAAGAGGACTGAGGAGGAAATAAAGACAGTATTGCGAAAGTTGAAAAGTCGCACCAGTAAAGAGGAATTCAACGATGTATTAGTTTCCAATCAGCCCCTGGTCGAAGTATCCTCGAGTATCACTAACTgtattgaaataaaattttag